The sequence GCGGTAACACGGGTTCAAATCCCGTCGGGGACGCCAAATCTTTTCAAGCATTTGCCCGGACCGAGTCGGAATCCGCGGTACAACCTCGCGGTACAACCTTGTGGAAAATCATCTTCACTACCTTGCTGTGCGCTGCCCGCTTGGCCGGAGTGAGCGCCTGTGAGTAAATATCGAGCGTTATCTTCGCCGAGGCATGACGCAATAGTTCCTGTACCACCTTCACGTCTTCGCCGTTCGCCTTTAACAAGGTCGAATACGTATGCCGGAAGGTGTGCCATGAGACTTTCTTCGTGATGCCCAGCTCGCGAGCTTTCGGCTGGATGTGATAGCGCATGATCGTGCTTAACCAAAAAGGTTGCTTTCCCCGTTTGGCACCGGCGCGACGGCTGTCGGTTGCAAACACCCAGTCAGCTGGTTCTCTGTAGGGCGTTTGTTCCCGCCAGGCGCAAAGGTCACGCGCGAGAGATTCATCGATCGGAACGGGTTTTCTCGAAACCTCGGTCTTCGTATCTCCAACCTGCTGATCAACCACAGATCGGGTGACGAGAAAGACCAGGGTTCGTTCCCGCACCTCCAGAGCCCCGAGAAGCAGCTGCATCTCCTCGACCTCCAGGATGTCAGGAATCTGCTCGCGCTTGCCGGAAACGCGCACGCCCGAACCTTTTACCGGTCCCCGAATTGGGTTCCGGTCCGTGAACTCCCAGCGGATCGCGTGATTGAAGATGCTGCTCATAGCATCGCGAATCTTCCTCTTGGTTCCGCCCGCCAGCGGCTTTGGCCTTCCCGATTTCGAGGTCATCAGGGATTTGAGCCATTGCTCCACTGCCACGGTTTTGATGTCCCGCAGTTCGAGCTTTCCCCAGCGAGGAAGAACCCACCGATCAAAGACCTGTATCTTCTTTCGGCGAGTCGAATACGCTCTGCCGCTGTCGGCGGAATCCGAGAGTTCGTGCAGTTTGTAATGCTCAACTGCAGTTGCCAGGGTGACCACGGTCAGTTCTGTGGGGCCATCGGTATTTATGTTCTGCCGCAGTCCAGCCAGGAGATCCTGCAGCTTCCTGCTGCGTTGTGGATAGTCGCTAACCAGTCCGAGAGTCTTCTTGCGTTCGCGAATGACGCCGTCGGGACACAGCGCATTCCAGCGAAACTGCCATCGTTCAGTTCCGTCCTTTCTTTTGATCTTCTGTAAACAGCCATTCTTGTAACGTGCCAGCATTCTTCAGCTCCTTGAATTCTGGCACCGGTCGCTGCCTGACTCTAACTGACCCCGCGCCCAAGCGTCCAGCTCGGTCAGAAGGAAGCGCCAGACATGGCGACGACGGCCGGTGAGAGGGTGAGCAGGGATTGATCCGTGTCGCGCCAGGCGAAGCAGGGTTTTGGGGTGCAGCTTCAGGAAGCGGGCTGCTTCGTCGGCGTCTACGAATGGCTCCGTTCGCTGGGTAAGAACAGGTCTTGCGCCAGGCGCTGGCGCCGGCCCTTCAAAAGAGAGCGGCGCATCGGATCTCGATTTCGCGCGAACTTCAACAACTTCCATAAAAGCCTTCATTGCCGGCTCCACTTCAACACGATCAGGTTTGTAACCGAGCCGGCAATCTCGGTCAAAAAAAGCAGTACCGGCGAAGAAATTTGACGGAGATTCGGAGTGTGCATAGCTTGTTCCCCGCTTTTGGACACAGTCAAAGCGGGCAGGAGTTAAGGAGCAAACTTGTTTTCGTCTCTTGGTCACGTTCACACCGGGCTTCTTCGCGTCGGCTACATCACCGATGAAATCACCACGACAACCGTTTACCTCGCAGCAAAACTGAATAAACCGATTCTGCTTGAGGGACCACCCGGAAGTGGCAAGACCGAGCTTGCCTATGCCGTCGCGAAAGTCACCGGCGCGGAGGTCGAGCGCCTGCAGTGCTTTGAAGGAATCGATGAGGAGAAAGCCATTGGAAAGTTCGACGAGCCTCTCCAGCGTCTTGCCGTTGAATTGCATTCGAAAACAGAAGATGTTGCATGGGAAGCCTTAAAACAGCAATTGCATGGTCAGAACTTTTTTAGCGCTGGCCCCCTGCTGCGAGCGTTGCAGCGGCCAGACCCATGCGTCCTTCTCATAGACGAGATAGACAAAGTTAACGAGGCGTTCGAGGCAATGCTGCTGGAGCTATTAAGTATGTGGCAGCTAAGTATTCCAAAATTGGGCCTCATCAGAGCCCGGTCTATTCCTTTCGTGGTGCTCACCTCGAACGAGGAACGAAGGCTCGGTGACCCTCTCCGCAGGAGAGCCTTTTATTTGCGCATCGAGCATCCGAGCCCGGAACGAGAAGCCAGAATCATTGAACTGAGAACGCCCAGGCGAAGCGCCGAGTTCCACTTCGAGATGGCTGGCCTGGCAAAAGCGCTGCGCGGCTGGAGTTTGGAAAAGCCACCTTCGATTTCGGAAATGCTTGACCTGGCTCAAGCGCTTGAAATTCTGGAGGAAGAACGGATTACTCCGGAAATGCGCGACGTTCTTTTGCCTCTTTTGGCCAAAACCGAGGCCGATCGACGAAAGCTTCTCCTGCGCGACGGCTGGTCGAGCCTGGTCGGTGATGCACGCGTCTACAGTGAGGAGGCTCGAAAGGCGTGATTCGTCCAACATTGCTTCTCACCTTGGTCTCCCTGACTTCCTGCTTAGCTGTCGCGAGCAGCCAGAGAGCGGAAGCCGAATACTACGTCGCCGCATACGCGGAACATTATCACGTGCCGCGGGAGTTCGTGCGTGCCGTGGTAGAGCAAGAGTCGGCATGGAAACAATGCACAGTTTCAAGCAAAGGCGCCGTGGGGTTAATGCAGCTGATGCCAGATACAGCCAGAAGACTCAATGTTCAGAATCGCTGCGATGTCTCGCAGAATGTGTCTGGAGGCGTGCGTTATGTGGCATGGCTGATGAACAGGTTCCGGGGAGATCTGAGATTGGTTGCAGCCGCTTATTACGCCGGTGAGAGGGTGATCGACCGCCGAGGACTCAGATATTCCAACCCCGACGTCATCAGTTACGTCAGCCAGCTTCGCAATCGCTTCGAACGCAACAGCTCTCCGGAGCGAATTCTCAGGAGGACACGATGAAAGTGCAGTGGGGTTTCGTCTTTCTCGCGACCAGCATCGCTATAGCCCAGGTCGGAACTGGAAATGTTGTGCCCAAGGTCAGCATCCTGCCGATTCAGCCCAACACAGTTGCATTGCTGCATCTCGCAGCCGGCTACACAACCTCGATAAGACTGCCCGAAGAGATCAGCTCGGTGGTGGTTGGCAGCCCCGCAACTTTCAAAGCGGAACACTCAGAGGCTGAACCCTGGCTCGTATTCCTAAAGCCCACGACTACGCTGCAGTCGGAAACAAATGCCTTGATCACGACCAAATCAGGTCACGAGATAAGCCTGTATTTGGTCAGTGAAGGGAGAGCGGGTCGCAACGTACTGGTTGACTTCCTGGTTGAGTATCGCCGACCACACGCTCTTGCCATAAGCGCCGATAACGACACCTTTCTAATCCCGGAAACCCGATCGCTCTCTCTACCTTCCGTGCTCGAATCGCCATTGCCGAGGCGCCAGCGGGACGTATTGACGAGTGCACTGGAAGATCAGAAAGAGTTGTCACCAGCATGGATCGGGAGTGATTTCCGTGCTGCGATTGGAAGCTCAGTCGGACGAGGCAGGCAGACGATTGTTGCCTTCTCTATTCTGAACAATTCGCGGAGAACCATTGAACTCCTGCCGCCTCAGCTTGAGCTGAGCAGCAGAGCGCGGGGAAACGGAAAGCGGATCATAGCCGAACCCATTCCCATTTCCGAATACCGCATCACGGCGCGACGCTTGACGGCAGGAGAAAGAGCGGACGGAGTAGTCGTGTTTGAGAGGCCGGCGTTCAAGGAGTCGGGTGAAACATTACAGGTTCGGCTGGCCGAAGCCGACCAAGTGGATCGTCCAATTCTGTTATCTCTCCCTTTTACTCCGGTCCCTCAAGGAGAAGTGCGATGACTGCCATAGAGGAGAACGGCCCTACTGCATCCGACACTCTTGAGCGGACATCTGAAGACAACAGCAGCATTCAAGAGCAAAAAATTCATGAAAAGATGCCGTACATACCCGACAAGTCGGGTCGACCTCCGCGCAAAGACAATCGTCGGATTCTGTTTATAGGAGTTGGCATCGTTTTCGTTTTATTGCTTCTCGCATTTAACGGGATTTCCAAGCCCCCGTTGTCCGTACAGAAGAATCCTGCGCCAAACCTAAACCCACAAAAGCGTTCCCATGTTGAAAACGAAGTTGGCACCTCGGTGAGCATCACTCCGATCCTCGAGCCGGGTCATTCCGAGGAGCAGGCAATGGACAGCAGCCGTGTCGAGCCTGAGCAACTCGGGCGCATGACATCAAGAAACCCGGAACAGACCTCTGCCTCTACTCTTGCCGACATACCACCTTTCGCCGATCGCGGATCGTGGCATCCTGCGCCATATCGAGAAGGAGCGGAAATGCCCACCAGTATTGATACCGGCACATCCACTGGAACCCAACCGGGACTGAAGCAACATGAAGCCATGGATGAACCCTCGCTCGTATTCGTGGCGAAAAATGAAGCACGAACAACGAGCGCGCAGCTGCCATCGACTGCATCTGACATCAGTGTTGGAATCGGACTTCCGCCAGGAACGAGACTTCGTGCCAGATTGGAATCAGCGGTAAGTACGGCGATTCAAGCGCCTGCCATTGCAGTAATCGAATACAACTATGAACAAAACGGAGAGATCCTTGTTCCAGCAGGTTCCAGGGCGTTTGGCCATATTGAATCAGCTGATCGCTCCGGCTACATTGGGCTACGATTCGACTCCCTGCTCATGCCGAATCAATCCCCGGTAGCCCTTGCCGCAACAGCAAGCGACCTCCGGCTTCAACCACTGCGCGGAAAAGTCGAGGGGAGGCATACAGGAAAAAACGTCTTGCTGCGCTCGTTCGCCGGAATAGGCGAAATCACAGCGACTCTGGTGGGACGCGGAAGCCTGAACCAACCGTTGAGTGAGAGTGATCTTCTCCGAGAACGCATCAGCAACAATATCGGCGAAGCATCCGATCAAAGCTTGTCTGAGCTGGCAATCAACGATCGGATCGTAGTGTCGCTGCCTTCTGACACTGAGTTCTATGTCATTCTGCAGAAGGATGCAAAGCCGATTGGCAACCCACGAGCGCAACACGCTGAGCAAGTCCGACAAGAAGCGAACATCGACCAGTTGCGTCAACTGCTACAGCTCCAACACGAAATGAACCAGAAGAGCGATGGTCACCCTCCCGACTAGTCAAATCCTGCCAGAGTTCTGGGAAAGAATCTGGACATCGTGCCAGTCACGAAATAACTTTCGATTCGCCAGTTTCCGAGTAGCCCGTGATTCGGGCGCAATCCGCGAGAGGAGCCGCTAATTGGCGAGGTCATCGGGGAACCGTCAGCGTTGGAAGGCGTTTCAATAATATCGTTTCAGGAAACGGTTTGCCGATGAGTGTAGCTTTCTCTCCATTCAAATCAAGAGCCGCACAAAACTAATCTGTTCTGGGAATGGCGCCCAAATAATTTAAGAATGCGCGCACCAGTTCCTTTTTCATGACGCGATCATCTTGTGGCCAGAGTCCCTTGTACAACGACGGATCCTGCGGCAACACGACCAATTCAAAAAGAGTGCTGATCACCATCATCAGCCCCAGCGAGAGTGCCATCTTAGGCTGCGGATGATGGATTTCGTCGCGATGTGAGAGAAACAGCTCCAGAAGACGACGAAAGGTGCGCATCTCCAAGACTGAGGCTCTCTTCCAAAATTCTGTGTTGGCGCGTCCCTGGACGAATTGCCGCATCGCGTTTAACAGAGCGGCGTTTGCGCGATAGCTGATCACCATCGATCCGATGATTTGATCGGCAAAGACCGGAAGGGGAATCTGCGCGGCCGCTTTAGGAGCCAATCCAACCTTCGTGCGCTCGTCCTGTCGCTCCAGAATTCCCAGGATTGCTGTCTCTAGCAGTTCATCTTTGTCGCGAAAGCGCCGATAGACCGCGCCCGGAGTTAATCCGGCATGGCGGGCGATTCGGGG is a genomic window of Acidobacteriota bacterium containing:
- a CDS encoding ATPase, with the translated sequence MFSSLGHVHTGLLRVGYITDEITTTTVYLAAKLNKPILLEGPPGSGKTELAYAVAKVTGAEVERLQCFEGIDEEKAIGKFDEPLQRLAVELHSKTEDVAWEALKQQLHGQNFFSAGPLLRALQRPDPCVLLIDEIDKVNEAFEAMLLELLSMWQLSIPKLGLIRARSIPFVVLTSNEERRLGDPLRRRAFYLRIEHPSPEREARIIELRTPRRSAEFHFEMAGLAKALRGWSLEKPPSISEMLDLAQALEILEEERITPEMRDVLLPLLAKTEADRRKLLLRDGWSSLVGDARVYSEEARKA